In Bacteroidota bacterium, a single window of DNA contains:
- a CDS encoding polyribonucleotide nucleotidyltransferase, producing the protein MKPNGIKKTIDLGDGKVIEIETGVLAKQAHGSVVVKQGKTMILATIVSNYEAKPDCDFLPLSVDYQEKFAAVGRIPGSFHRREARLTDYEILISRLVDRALRPLFPDDYHCETQVAITLMSSDENILPDALVGLAASAAIAVSDIPFNGPISEVRVGRIEGKYVINPTKEELEKSDIDIIIAGTSKDINMVEGEMSEVSENDLLEALKFGHEVIKKQCKLQEELKIEAGKTQIREYEKFAHDAEMLAKIKSFAFPKIEEVAKHASDKNERSIKFAEIKEQTLALFEGDEEVDMNKVKAYFGQIEWEAVREVVLTTKTRLDGRNPHQVRPIWSEVDYLPAAHGSAVFTRGETQALATVTLGSKLDEQLLDSPMNYGYNKFMLHYNFPAFSTGEARPNRGPGRREIGHGNLALRGLKKTLPSDVPYTIRLVSDVLESNGSSSMATVCSGALALMDAGIQITRPVSGIAMGMISDEATGRYVVLSDILGDEDHLGDMDFKVVGTEKGITACQMDIKINGLSYDVLAEALAQSKEGRLHILGEMNKTLAAPRPELKPHAPRIEKLIIGKEYIGAVIGSGGKVIQEIQEKTGTTITIDEVDGKGIVEISSPNGESIAKALAWIKGIVTEPEVGEIYNGTVKNVVEFGAFVEILPGKEGLLHISEISWKRLPTMDGIYKVGDHVQVKLLDIDKKTGKFKLSHKALLPREAAEGK; encoded by the coding sequence ATGAAACCAAACGGAATAAAAAAAACAATTGACCTGGGAGATGGAAAGGTCATCGAAATTGAAACAGGCGTGTTAGCTAAACAAGCACACGGATCTGTTGTAGTTAAACAAGGTAAGACCATGATTTTGGCGACCATTGTATCTAATTATGAAGCAAAACCTGATTGCGACTTTTTGCCGCTTTCTGTGGATTACCAAGAAAAATTTGCAGCCGTAGGAAGAATCCCCGGCAGTTTTCACCGCAGAGAAGCCAGATTAACAGATTATGAAATACTGATTAGCCGTTTGGTGGACAGAGCACTCAGACCTCTTTTCCCTGATGATTACCACTGCGAAACACAAGTGGCTATCACTTTGATGTCTTCTGACGAAAATATTTTGCCTGACGCATTGGTGGGTTTGGCTGCATCAGCAGCAATTGCAGTATCTGACATTCCGTTCAACGGACCTATTTCAGAGGTTCGTGTAGGCAGAATCGAAGGCAAATATGTGATTAATCCTACTAAAGAAGAATTGGAAAAATCCGATATTGATATCATCATAGCAGGAACAAGTAAAGACATCAATATGGTAGAAGGTGAAATGAGTGAGGTGTCAGAGAATGACTTGTTAGAAGCTCTCAAATTTGGTCATGAAGTAATCAAAAAGCAGTGCAAGCTACAAGAAGAACTCAAAATAGAAGCCGGCAAGACTCAAATCAGAGAGTATGAGAAATTTGCTCATGATGCTGAAATGTTGGCAAAAATCAAATCTTTTGCTTTCCCAAAGATTGAAGAAGTTGCTAAACACGCTTCTGACAAAAACGAAAGAAGTATCAAATTTGCTGAGATCAAAGAACAGACCTTGGCTCTTTTTGAAGGTGACGAAGAGGTGGACATGAATAAAGTAAAAGCCTATTTTGGTCAAATTGAGTGGGAAGCAGTACGTGAAGTAGTATTAACAACCAAAACCCGTTTGGACGGAAGGAATCCACACCAAGTGCGCCCTATCTGGTCAGAAGTAGATTATTTACCTGCTGCTCACGGGAGTGCGGTCTTCACTCGTGGAGAAACACAAGCATTGGCAACCGTAACACTTGGAAGCAAATTAGATGAGCAACTCTTGGACAGCCCTATGAATTATGGCTATAACAAATTTATGCTTCACTATAATTTTCCGGCTTTTTCTACCGGAGAAGCCCGTCCTAACAGAGGTCCGGGAAGAAGAGAAATTGGTCATGGAAATTTAGCTTTGAGAGGACTTAAAAAAACTCTCCCTTCTGATGTTCCTTACACCATTCGTTTGGTGAGCGATGTATTAGAAAGCAATGGTTCGTCTTCAATGGCGACTGTTTGCTCCGGTGCATTGGCGTTGATGGATGCCGGGATTCAGATTACAAGACCCGTGTCCGGTATTGCCATGGGCATGATTTCGGATGAAGCCACCGGTAGATATGTGGTATTATCCGATATTTTAGGAGATGAAGATCATTTGGGCGATATGGATTTCAAAGTAGTGGGAACCGAGAAAGGTATTACTGCGTGTCAGATGGATATTAAAATCAACGGACTGTCCTATGACGTGTTAGCAGAAGCTTTGGCACAATCTAAGGAGGGCAGATTGCATATTTTGGGAGAAATGAACAAAACCCTTGCTGCACCCCGTCCTGAATTGAAACCTCATGCTCCAAGAATTGAAAAATTGATTATTGGCAAAGAATATATTGGCGCTGTTATAGGTAGCGGAGGAAAGGTTATTCAAGAGATACAAGAGAAAACAGGCACAACAATCACCATTGATGAAGTGGACGGAAAAGGAATCGTTGAAATTTCATCGCCTAACGGAGAAAGTATTGCTAAAGCACTTGCTTGGATAAAAGGCATTGTAACAGAACCCGAAGTAGGCGAAATATACAACGGTACTGTGAAGAATGTTGTGGAATTTGGCGCTTTTGTAGAAATTCTACCCGGCAAAGAGGGATTATTGCATATTTCCGAAATAAGCTGGAAACGACTTCCTACGATGGATGGAATCTATAAAGTAGGCGACCATGTTCAGGTTAAATTGTTGGATATAGACAAAAAGACCGGCAAGTTTAAACTCTCGCACAAAGCATTGCTTCCTCGCGAAGCAGCAGAGGGGAAATAA